The sequence TCACCATGCAGTTCCTGCTGGAGAACCTGCGGGCGCGGCACCCGGCGTCGCTGAAGCTGTGCTCGCTGCTGGAGAAGCCGGCGCGGGCCCGGACGAAGGTGGACATCGACTACAAGGGCTTCGTCATCGATGACCACTTCGTCGTCGGCTACGGCCTGGACTACGGCGAGGTGTACCGGAACCTGCCGTTCATCGGCGTGATGAAGGGCAAGTAGGCCGGCTGGCCGGCGTGGGTGGGCGGCGCTGCGAGGGCTCCTCGCGGAAGCCCGCCCCACCGGCCATGAAGCGGGTGGCCCTGTTGTCACCGGGTTGCCGTGCTCACCGTCTCCCATGGGACTGCTTGTGCCGTGAGGCACCGGCCGTGGGCAGCCGCGGCAAAGGGCCTCGCGGAGTGAGGCTGCGCATGGCTGCATCCACGGTGAAGTCGGCCCCGGTCCGTACCGAGGCCGAAGAGGCGTTCCGCAAGTACCTGGCGGAGCTGGTGGGGACGTTCGTGCTGGTGCTCGGCGGCGTGGGAGCGGCCGTGCTGGCGGGACAGCGCATCGGCTTCCTGGGCGTGGCGCTCGCGTTCGGCCTGTCGCTGCTGGCGATGGTCTACACGGTGGGGCCCATCTCCGGGTGTCACGTGAATCCGGCGGTGACGCTGGGGATGCTGCTCACGGGGAAGATGGAGTCGCGTCATGCGCTCGGCTACGTGGTGGCCCAGTGCGTGGGGGCGATTGCCGCGGCCGGCGTGGTGCTGCTGATTGCGCGAGGAGCACCGGTGGGCTACTCGGCCGCGGTGGAGGGCCTGGCGACCAACGGCTACGGCACCGCGTCTCCCGGTGGGTACAGCATGAGCGCGGCCTTCCTCGCCGAGGTGGTGCTCACCTTCCTGCTGGTGCTGACGGTGCTGGGCGCCACGGATGCGCGAGCACCGGTGGGCTTCGCGGGGCTCGCCATTGGCCTGGTGCTGACGCTCGTCCACCTGGTGGGGATTCCGGTGACGAACACGTCCGTGAACCCCGCGCGCAGCCTGGGGCCCGCGTTGTTCTCCGGGGGCCGGGCGCTGAGCCAGTTGTGGCTGTTCATCGTGGCGCCGCTGCTCGGCGGAGCGACGGCAGCGGCGGTGTACCGCACGCTGTTCCGCCCGGTGGCGCAGATTCGCGCGGCGACGGCGGAGCGCGCCACGGACCGCGAGCGTGCGGAGCGGCTGGCGAGCGACCGGACGGAGAACCGCACGCCGGTGTGAGCGAGGGCACTGCTCACAGCGGCTGCATGAGCTCGGGCAAGGGCGCCGCCCTGCATCGCACAGCCTGGCTGATGGCAGCGGCCCGAATCCGGGTGCGGCTCGGGCGAAGGCGCGGCCCCTCATCTCGCTGCTCGGCTGACGGCAGCGGATGGAACGTTCGTTCTTCATGCCTGCCGGCGGAGCGCGGGGGCGTGCCGCGTGTCGGGTGACAGGGCTTCGTGGCTCGAATCCGGGAGCACGAGGGCGGCTCCTGGCGGGCCCGCTCGCTTCACGCGGATGCCGGGCGGGCGTATACGGCGGATGTCACGCACCCGGCTCCGGGTGCGGCGCAGGGGAGCCATCGCCATGCTCATCGACCCGACCCGTCTCGCCGCGTTCATGCTGGCCGGCATCGCCCTCAACCTCACCCCGGGACCGGACACGATGTACGTGCTGGCGCGGAGCCTCGGCCAGGGCCGGTCCGCGGGCGTGGTGTCCGCGCTGGGCATCGCCGCCGGGTGCCTGTTCCACATCGCCGCCGCGGCGCTGGGGCTGTCCGCGCTGCTGGCGACGTCCGCCATGGCCTTCACCGTGGTGAAGTGGGTGGGCGCCATCTACCTCGTGTGGATGGGCGTGCAGATGCTGCGCAGCAAGGCGGGCCCCGAGGCCGTGCAGGGACTCCAGCCCACGAGCCTGTGGCGCATCTTCCGCGACGGCGTCGTCACCAACGTGTTCAACCCGAAGGTGGCCCTGTTCTTCCTCGCCTTCCTGCCGCAGTTCGTGGACCCGGCGCGAGGCTCCAGTGGCATGCAGTTCGTCGTGCTCGGGCTGCTGTTCGACGTCACCGGCACGACGTGGCTCGTCTTCCTCGCGGGGGCGTCGGGCGCGTTCGGTGCGTGGCTGCGGCGCAACCCCCGCGTGGCCGCCGCGCAGAAGCGCGTCACGGGCGCGGTGTTCGTCGCGCTCGGAGCTCGGCTGGCGCTGCAGGGGCGGGACTAGCGGGCCCCGCTTCAGAAGATGGTCTTGAAGACGAGGTACGCGACGTAGCAGGCCCACGGCATGGCGACGAGGGTGCTCGCGACGTTGAGCAGCCCGGCCCAGACGGGGAAGCGCTCGCGCCAGGGCAGCAGCAGGAACTGGCCTCCCGCCAGGAAGGGCAGGGGCAGGAGGTTGATGGCGGCAATCTTCGCGCTGATGAGGCCCCACGCGCGGAGCATGTCTCCATTCCGCAGCAGCCCGATGAAGCGCTCGATGCGGCCGGGGAGCGCGGAGAGCTCGAAGGGCAGGGTGAAGCCGTGGAGGAACTGGTGCAGGCCCTCGGTGGCGCCGAGGCAGGCCATGGCGATGGCGACCTGCAACATCCACGGCACGAGGATGACCGCGGCGTGCATGGGCAGTGAGAGCTGCTGGAGCCGGTTCTTCGGCGGCACGTCGGGTGACGTCACCGCCTCCGTGAAGCCCACCGAGCTGGCGAGGGCGATGGGGCGGAAGCACCAGACGATTCCGCCGATGCGCTGGGTCAGCAGCGCGGGACCGAAGCCCACGTCCACGAGCACGGGCCGCGCCCCGAACGTGCTTGCCACCGCTGCCTGGGCCAGCGCCCAGAGCATGTTGATGGCGAAGAAGAGCATCCAGAGCCAGAGGAAGGGAGCGAGGCGGTCCATGGGATGCCCCTCGTTCTAGCACGGCGCGGCGACGTCCTTTGTGCGTGTGGCAACCGCTGGTGGACGGCGGCATGGGCCACTATGAGTGGGGCCCGGAGAGACACCCCATGCACATCCGCCTGCTCCCCTTCGCCCTCCTCGTCGCGCTCAGCGCCGCGGCCCAGCCTGCCTCGTCTCCATTGGGGCGCGTGTCGCCCACCACCGGCCTCGTGCTGAGGGACGAGGTGGTGCACGCCCTCATCCAGGAGAGCTCCGGCGACCGCATCCACGACGACGTGCAGCGGCTCGCTCTCATCGCGCGGGACACGCAGGAGGGATTTGGTCAGGCGGCCACGTGGGTGAAGGCCGCCGCCGAGGCTGCTGGACTTCAGGACGTGCGCCTGGAGGCGATGAAGGACGGCCCGCAGTGGCGCCCGACTCGCGGCGAGCTGTGGGTGGCCGGCCCGCACCGGTACCGCGTCACGTCCTACGCGGACCAGCCCATGTCCCTCGCGCTGGGAAGCGGCAGCTTCGAGGGCTCGGGCCTGGAAGTGGTCGACGTGGACACGGGCATGAAGGATGCGGACTACGCGGGCAAGGACGTGAAGGGCAAGGTGGTGCTCACGCGTGGCCCGCCGGGAGGCGCAGTGCGCAGGGCGGTGGGCGAGCGCGGCGCCGTGGGCGTCATCTCGTCCTACTCGACGCCGCCGTGGAACTGGCCCAACCGCCTGGACGGTGACTTCCCGGACCAGGTGGGCTGGGCGCGCGTGTCGCCGTCGCTGCTGCCCGCGGGCGCGCGGATGCCCTTCGCGTTCATGATTTCCGACCGCCAGGGGCGTGAGCTGCGCGCGCAGCTTCAGGCGGGCCCGGTGAAGGTGGACGTGAACGTCGCCACCGAGACGTTCGAGGGGCACTACAACATCGTCAGCGGCGTCATCCCCGGTACGCGTTCCGGAGAGGAGGTCGTCATCACCGCGCACCTGGACCACTACAAGCCGGGAGCGGATGACAATGCCTCGGGCTCGGCCACCGTGCTGGAGATGGTGCGCACGTATACGTCGCTCATCCGCCGGGGCGTGCTGCCGCCTCCGGTGCGCACCCTGCGCGTGCTTTGGCTGCCGGAGTTCGAGGGCACCAACGATTGGTTCTCTCGCCACGCCAATGACCCGGTGCGGAGGGTGGCCAACTTCAACTTCGACATGCTCGGCGCGAGCCTGACGCGGACGCACTCGCGCTTCTCGGTGACGTACACGCCGGACTGGAATGCCAGCTTCGTCAATGCCGTGTCCGAGTCCACCGTGGCCTTCATGAACCGCTTCAACAGCGTGGTGTATCCGCCGAGGAAGGACTTCCGCATCGGCTCCGTCACCGGCTCTCGGGACCCGCTGGATGCGCATATGGAGCGCTACAGCCGGGGCTCGGACCACCAGCTCTTCAACGACTACGGCATTCCGGGCGTGGCCTTCTCCACCTGGCCGGATGACGCCTACCACACCAGCGGCGACCGGCCGGAGAACGTGGACCCCACGCAGTTGCACCGCGCTGCCTTCGCGGGCCTGGCTTCTGTCACCGTCGCCGCGTGGGCGGATGGCACGGACGCGCTGGAGGTCGCGCGGCTGGTCTCGTTGCACGGCGTGCGGCGCGTGGCGGAGGATGAGTTCAATGCCCGCCGGGATATGGCCGCGGTCTCCGCTGCGGAACTGCCAGAGACCTACCGTCTGGCTCGCGCCGTGGTGAGTGCTGGATATCAGCGCGA comes from Pyxidicoccus parkwaysis and encodes:
- the aqpZ gene encoding aquaporin Z, encoding MAASTVKSAPVRTEAEEAFRKYLAELVGTFVLVLGGVGAAVLAGQRIGFLGVALAFGLSLLAMVYTVGPISGCHVNPAVTLGMLLTGKMESRHALGYVVAQCVGAIAAAGVVLLIARGAPVGYSAAVEGLATNGYGTASPGGYSMSAAFLAEVVLTFLLVLTVLGATDARAPVGFAGLAIGLVLTLVHLVGIPVTNTSVNPARSLGPALFSGGRALSQLWLFIVAPLLGGATAAAVYRTLFRPVAQIRAATAERATDRERAERLASDRTENRTPV
- a CDS encoding LysE family translocator, giving the protein MLIDPTRLAAFMLAGIALNLTPGPDTMYVLARSLGQGRSAGVVSALGIAAGCLFHIAAAALGLSALLATSAMAFTVVKWVGAIYLVWMGVQMLRSKAGPEAVQGLQPTSLWRIFRDGVVTNVFNPKVALFFLAFLPQFVDPARGSSGMQFVVLGLLFDVTGTTWLVFLAGASGAFGAWLRRNPRVAAAQKRVTGAVFVALGARLALQGRD
- a CDS encoding M28 family peptidase produces the protein MHIRLLPFALLVALSAAAQPASSPLGRVSPTTGLVLRDEVVHALIQESSGDRIHDDVQRLALIARDTQEGFGQAATWVKAAAEAAGLQDVRLEAMKDGPQWRPTRGELWVAGPHRYRVTSYADQPMSLALGSGSFEGSGLEVVDVDTGMKDADYAGKDVKGKVVLTRGPPGGAVRRAVGERGAVGVISSYSTPPWNWPNRLDGDFPDQVGWARVSPSLLPAGARMPFAFMISDRQGRELRAQLQAGPVKVDVNVATETFEGHYNIVSGVIPGTRSGEEVVITAHLDHYKPGADDNASGSATVLEMVRTYTSLIRRGVLPPPVRTLRVLWLPEFEGTNDWFSRHANDPVRRVANFNFDMLGASLTRTHSRFSVTYTPDWNASFVNAVSESTVAFMNRFNSVVYPPRKDFRIGSVTGSRDPLDAHMERYSRGSDHQLFNDYGIPGVAFSTWPDDAYHTSGDRPENVDPTQLHRAAFAGLASVTVAAWADGTDALEVARLVSLHGVRRVAEDEFNARRDMAAVSAAELPETYRLARAVVSAGYQRERESLRSCVPLGAPAAPVQAMVKGLEAAEAQALKRLEADGKARGASLKEPAPTEAERRARAFVPRRVKGQELASFDEVAGKVRPEDKARLEAVQAAMTAATTALRERGESELRFYQLPDAIASYADGKRSVADIRDAAYAEYGYALPVDALVDLFGLLEQGGVMARAR